From Virgibacillus natechei, the proteins below share one genomic window:
- a CDS encoding alpha-N-arabinofuranosidase, translated as MKKSNVVINTDIEQGTINKNIYGHFAEHLGRSIYEGIWVGEESSIPNTRGIRNDVLEALKKLDIPVLRWPGGCFADEYHWKDGVGKREDRKQMVNTHWGGVLENNHFGTHEFMMLCEMLGAEPYIGGNVGSGTVQEMSEWVEYITFDGESPMANWRKENGKEEPWQLTYFGVGNENWGCGGNMRPQYYADLYRRYQTYVRNYGENKIYKIAGGANIDDYNWTETLMREASDFMDGLSLHYYTIPGDFWEGKGSATNFSEDEWNITMKKALHIDELIRKHGTLMDKYDPDKRIGMIIDEWGTWFDVEPGTNPGFLYQQNTIRDALVAGISLNIFNDHSDRVQMANIAQTVNVLQAMILTEGSKMILTPTYHVFEMYKVHQDAKKLAIDVNTGTINNGSISQLSVSASKDEEGKINISLCNLDKDSGADISLDLRGIADPSKISGRVLTSDNMNDRNTFESPEAVEPVDFKDYKWNGQTLDISLPSKSVTLISIES; from the coding sequence ATGAAAAAAAGCAATGTAGTAATAAATACTGATATTGAACAAGGGACGATTAACAAAAATATTTATGGACATTTTGCTGAACATCTTGGCAGGTCTATTTATGAAGGTATTTGGGTTGGTGAAGAGTCTTCCATTCCTAACACCAGAGGGATACGTAATGATGTATTAGAAGCATTAAAGAAACTAGATATCCCGGTTTTAAGATGGCCTGGAGGTTGTTTTGCTGATGAATATCATTGGAAGGATGGAGTAGGTAAGCGCGAAGATAGAAAGCAAATGGTAAATACGCATTGGGGCGGTGTGTTGGAGAACAACCACTTCGGAACCCATGAATTTATGATGCTTTGTGAGATGCTCGGTGCAGAGCCATATATTGGTGGAAATGTAGGCAGTGGCACCGTACAGGAAATGTCTGAATGGGTGGAATACATCACATTTGACGGTGAGTCACCTATGGCCAATTGGCGCAAAGAAAACGGAAAAGAAGAGCCATGGCAATTAACCTATTTTGGGGTAGGTAACGAAAATTGGGGCTGTGGTGGGAACATGCGTCCACAATATTATGCAGACCTTTATCGACGTTACCAGACTTATGTACGTAATTACGGGGAAAATAAGATTTATAAAATTGCAGGCGGTGCTAATATAGATGACTACAACTGGACAGAAACATTAATGCGAGAAGCATCTGACTTTATGGATGGACTAAGCTTACATTACTACACTATTCCTGGAGATTTTTGGGAAGGAAAGGGGTCAGCAACCAACTTTTCGGAGGATGAATGGAACATTACCATGAAAAAAGCACTCCATATAGATGAACTAATTCGAAAACATGGAACTCTAATGGATAAATATGATCCAGACAAACGAATTGGAATGATTATTGACGAGTGGGGGACTTGGTTTGATGTGGAGCCAGGAACAAATCCAGGATTTCTTTATCAGCAGAACACCATTCGTGATGCCCTGGTAGCCGGAATATCTTTAAATATATTTAATGATCATAGTGATCGTGTACAAATGGCGAATATTGCTCAAACGGTAAATGTATTGCAAGCAATGATTTTAACTGAGGGATCTAAAATGATATTAACCCCAACCTATCATGTGTTTGAAATGTATAAAGTACACCAAGATGCTAAGAAACTAGCTATAGATGTTAACACAGGCACCATTAATAATGGTTCTATATCCCAACTGAGCGTATCAGCTTCTAAGGATGAAGAGGGTAAAATAAATATAAGCTTGTGTAATTTGGATAAAGATTCAGGTGCAGATATAAGCTTAGACTTACGTGGAATTGCAGATCCAAGTAAAATATCAGGAAGAGTTTTAACTTCTGACAATATGAATGATCGAAATACGTTCGAAAGTCCAGAGGCAGTTGAGCCTGTTGATTTTAAAGATTATAAATGGAACGGCCAAACCCTTGATATCTCATTGCCTTCGAAATCAGTAACACTAATATCAATAGAATCCTAA